The DNA sequence ccaggacgctgggatcatgacctgagccaaaggcagctgcttaaccaactgagccacccaggcgtcccaagataaCTGTTTTTGACCAAAGGACCACCACACTGAATCCCAAGGCCCATTCTGGCGTGACTCACCCAGCTTCATGCTGTGCGTCCCTGAATAGTCCTtgtcctccattttctcatcattCAATCAGAAGAAGGAAATATCTCTTCCTGATTCCCAGATTCTTTGTGAGattcaaatgagataatgcacaAGAAGTCCCTTTGGAAGCTGTAAAGCACCATATAAGCACAAGGAAATCTTGTCTTTATACTCCTCATGCTCTGGGACTTTGAGAAGGTCAATGTTGAGGTTGCTTCTTACCAGGGGTTTTTTTCATTCCCAGTTGAGGGCTTGTTAGGAAGCAGGCTGAAGTGGCAATTCTGCCCAAGCCACATTCATTTGCCGGTGAGCACTGCCCCCTGGTGGAAACGTGAGGACAGGGACAATTGTGGTAAACAGTGTGGGATCACCAGGGAGGATGCTGACGGGGGAAACAAGTCATTTcaacttaagtttaaaaaaaaaaaagcttgtttcCCTTTTTTGTCCCAAAAtgttctttggaatttttttttacatatgcaGGATGCATACACACTCCACCAATAACTTAGCTAATTAATATGAATCAGGCACTGAAGAGATTTATTATTCTTCATACATTTTAACATCCTAAATTGTTAATATTTCAATTTCAATAATTCAGtaacttaagaaaataatttcacaatTAAGATAACATGTTAAGGCTATGAGGGCAATATATAAAATAGGTATTTGTATGGGCATGGATCATTTAGAGAAATTATTTGTATCTAAAATACGCCCATGGTGCCAGAATCTCTAGGCTATCTGGAACATATGCTGTTTCCACCTAGGATGTTCCTGGTGACTCTGGACAAATCTTAACATTTATGGGTCTCAGCGGCCTCATATGACAAAGGGGCTGAATTAGGTAATGTCTAAGGCCCTttgctgctctaaaaaaaaaatcccacaactTGGCCCAGAAAACATTTAAAGGCCAGGCCAATGACAGCCATAACGCCAGCTGCCCAGGCTTCAGAATGCTTATGGGAGTCCAGTTCCGGGAGACCCCTTACTGTCCTGGAAGCAAAACAATTTTATACCTGTCTTCTCCACAGAACCTAGAACCAGTCAAACCTAACCAAAGCCCTCCTATCCCTCTTTCCCCCATCCTCTCCACCTTTTTCACCCCCACCTTCCTGGCCATTACCTCACGAAGAGCCTTCTCAGGTCACTTCCGACTCATCCCTCCCGTTTCTCAGCCGGACCCCCTtccccttccacacacacacccagtcaTTCCAAACTCTTTGACACAGAAAGCTAAACATGACCCAACTTCTGCCTGATCCTGACCATACATTTCTTAAAGACTGGACccagatctttttcttctttgcatttatttaccATCATGCCTTCATTTTCGCATTTAGGTTTGAACACCAGACATAGTAGCCATACATGTTCAATAAAGGAATCAGTTAATACTTATGTTATTGTCCAAGGTAATACGTAGATGTCATAATCATGATAAGACCAGAGAAGTTACCAGGAtcgtattttttaaataacacaattttttttcttttgctatggcAGGATAAAATATGGGTTTCTTTAGTTACTATTTCTTTATATACCTCTCTGTTAATAAAGACCCTGCTGGAGCTAGCTGATGGTACCCTATTGCAATCTTacttaacttttaaaactttataatatCTGGTGCCAGATAATGATGGTATATTCCTATGGTCTAGATGAAAGTAAAGGATTACTCACCCAAAATTAGAAGTTAAAATAATGAACTTAATATAGAATGAACCCTGTTATATTTAAGATAACAAATATCCTGAAGCAACAGCCAGGGATGTTAGACatcaatttacaaaaaaaaaaaaaaaaaaactaattatacATAATTTCATGCTAATCAGAATGATGCCATTTTTCTTCTGGCATGCATAACTCAAATAGAAACACCCCAATAATTGTGTATAAAAGCCCAAAGAAACCATCAGCTCATGACATTCTGTTCTTCTTTGAACCTCCAGCAATCTTGTTACAGAGAAGGTGAACACCGCTCATTCTATCATGTCTCTCCGATTTTCTAGTGGGTCCAGGCATATTCGCTTATGGTCTGGAACTGGATCTATCAGACCATCCAGTGGAGGCTCGGGCTTTGTGGGCAGCAATGCGTGTGGCAGCTCTGTTGCTGGAAGTGGATTTTCCTGTGCCTTGGGAGGGGGCCTGGGCAGTGTTCCTGGGGGGAACCATGCTAGTGGTGTCCTTGGAAACGCTGCTTGTTCTGGCTTTGCTGGAAGTGAAGGGGGACTTCTGTCTGGAAACGAGAAGGTGACCATGCAGAATCTTAATGACCGCTTGGCGTCCTACCTGGATAATGTGCGAGCTCTGGAGGAGGCAAATGCTGAACTAGAGAGGAAAATCAAGGGTTGGTATGATAAGTATGGACCAGGATCTTGCCGTGGACTTGATCATGACTATAGTAGATACCACCTAATCATCGAAGATCTTAAGAATAAGGTGAGAAATCACAAATctgaaaatactgaaaacaatgAAAGTATTTAAAACTAAGAACTACCTAGCAAAAGATATAGAACATAAACAATATAAACAGGAAATGCTTCATAACTGTTATCTGTCATTTatgttcctatttatttattaattattttcacaAATCATTCTTCCTGTTAGTCAAAAATAAGTACTTTAATGCGTGAATTTCAAGCAGCTTGAATGTTACTAGTTTTGAAATATATACATTGATAAGAAAGTGTTGCATTCTAAAAGTTACATGAGTAGGTGAGAAATAACCACATTtgtcatttttcaaaatgaaaattttaaatatttcagttgtCACTTaaggaaataagattttttttatgcaAAAGTGAATCGTGTCACATGTTTCATTTCCTGAGATAAATTCTAAGAACGGGCTTATTTGTTGCGTCCTCCCTTTTGGTTTCTTCTAGATTATCTCTTCCACTACTGCTAACGCTAATGTAATTCTGCATATTGACAATGCCAGACTGGCTGCTGATGACTTCCGGCTAAAGTAAGTGATAGAAAACAGTCACTCTCTAGAAAAATTTTCCTGTCAATTTTAATAtgctaaataaaatttcaatttcacCCCGAGTAGAATAAACCATAAAAGATTAAAGGAAGTAACACATGTTATGACAATGCCCTATGACACAAGGCATGTTCTTACAATCAGCTATACtcacaatttatatatatttattacattttcgGGACAAAATATCACTTCATTTCTACGCCTGCCTGGAAGAATGCCAAGCACTAAGATGAAATTCTAAAatggcatatttttatttaatggggATCTGCTATCAGAATTTGTGTCACTAAATAACAGTCAATTTCCTTGCAGAGCATGGGTAAAGGAGTGGAGGAAGGTGTTCCTTGTATGCTTTTATAACATTCGGAGTCCCAATTCATTTTCTAATGAACCCCTTAAAGCGACGGAGGTTTTACTCCTCTCCCCTCTTGAGGTTGTCTAACTTGGGCTGAAATTCACTTAATGCCCCGCCAAGGTACGAAAATGAGCTCGCCCTTCACCAAAACACGGAGGCTGACATCAACGGGCTGCGGCGAGTCCTGGACGAACTCACACTCTGCAGAACCGACCAGGAGCTGCAGTACGAGTCCCTGAGCGAAGAGATGAGGTACCTCAAGAAGAACCATGAAGAGGTAGGAGAAGCTGAACCACTAATCAAATCGCGATTCTGTACATTTTTAATACTTGGGGGGGGGAGAGGTTCATTAACTTACAGTAGTATTTCATGCTCGttataataatttaaacaatGCCAAGGCAtacaaagaaagaattttctctctcccgctctctgcCCTTCTAACCTCATCCCCCAAGGTTATAAGTATTAACCATTTGATCGGCACTCTTCCATTTTTTTAGCCTGATAGaacaatctaattttttttttttaatggtgcattgtgggcacctgggtggctcagtgggttaaagcctctgccttcagctcaggtcatgatctcagggtcctgggatccagccccgcatcaggctctctgctcagtggggagcctgcttccccctctctctctgcctgcctctctgcctacctgtgatctcactctctctgtcaaataaataaataaaatctttaaaaaataaataaataaaaatggtgcaTTGCTTTGGCATTGATACACCCGTCCTTGTTTGCACTATATTATTTCTGTCATTCATAAAAGGCCATTTTGCCATCCACCTTCCCACAAAAGACCTGACTAGGAAAAGATGTCACTGTTTTCTCCACTTAATGAGACTGGCTTTACTTGAATGTGGAACCCTGTACAGTAATAAACCCCTTCCTTGACAACGTTATACCACGCAGCTTCAAACCctttagagggggaaaaaatgactatCCCCAAAATAGTCTCCAAAACAATGGATGAAAATGTTCGGGAAACACCCCGTGACCGGTTAGAAAAGCCTAAAAGGAGAGaattatgggggggggggggggaaggccaGGAAACATGAAAAGAGAAATAGGGGGATGGAAGAGTCGCAGGGCAGAGGGCTGGAAAGGCAGGAGCGCGGAAGAGCAGTTGCGCGTCCTGACCATAAACTGCCCTCGAGTCCCGCTCACGTGTCCCTGCAGGAAATGAAGGCTCTGCAGTGCGCGGCCGGAGGGAACGTGAACGTGGAGATGAACGCGGCACCCGGGGTGGACCTCACGGTCCTGCTGAACAACATGCGGGCCGAGTACGAAGCCCTGGCCGAGCAGAACCGCCGGGACGCGGAGGCCTGGTTCAACGAGAAGGTGAGGCGCGCGCCCAGCCCCGCCTCCCCCGAGCCCGCCGGCTGGGGTGCAGGCACGCTCACCCCTCCGCACCCCGCCTTGCAGAGCGCCACCCTGCAGCAGCAGATCTCCGACCACGCGGGCGCGGCCACCTCGGCCAGGAACGAGCTGACCGACATGAAGCGCAGCTTGCAGACCCTGGAGATCGAGCTGCAGTCCCTCCTGGCAATGGTAGGCAAGAGCGCGGGTCAGCCTGCATTTTGTGACTCTCACGAAAACCCTCTTTTTCCCTGTTAGAGCGTCTCCTCCAAATACTTAGAGCAGAAGAGAGCAAGGCAGACAGACACTGAGACTCTCGGAAAGAGAGACGGACAGAGAGCGTGTCTTTTTTCCTGAGGTCACTGAGGATTTCCTTCCTGGCCTCTGCTCCGTGTCCCTTGTCCCTTCTTCAGCCTGCAGAACAAGCAGCAGGGGTATTACCCCGCCTGAAAATTAAGTGTCAGGACACCGTCAGGCAGCCACACGAGGCAGACCTAGGGTCGCCAGCATCTCCTAGGATTGATGAAGGCCAATTCATGCCACATGGTTCTTtccacacagagagaggaaaggagggtaCCTATCTGAATCCCTATGAGCTCCTGTCAGCCCCGTCATCCCCACCCACCTTCCAGAGCTGGGCACCCAGCCAGCTTGGCACCTACTCCCAACTATTTCAGAGGTTACCATGGAGACAATCCAGGACTAAAAATGGCTTCCCTTCTGGGGTATGAGCTAACAGCACCCAAAAAGCTTGATTTTGAGAATTACCGCAAATACCAGTGGCCCAACAGTTCCCATCCCCATCAGGAGTTTCTTGATCCCTGAGGACACAAAGTTGTGACCCAAAGAAAAGAGCCATTATGATACAAGTAGGTGCAGCAAGCAGAGAAGGTAAGGAAGACTCAGAACTACATGAAGACCATTTTGATTCAGTCCCTCTAAAAAGATACAGTGCTCTCTTACCATATCATGTTTAGATTAGAGATTGTTTTGGCCACTGACTAACCCCCAACTTAACAAGGGTGCCCCTCTCGTCCTGACCCTCATCACCACTGCTCGCTGGTAACCCAagccttcccctgcctctctccctgcttccctgcaACTAGAACCCCAAGGACCCTTGCCTGCTGCTGTTATTCCTGAGCACAGATTGCCCTTGCATTTCTGAGTTACGCCGAAGGAAATAAATTCCTGAGTTCCCAGATCAAAAGGGAAGCGTATTCACATAGGAGATGATGTTAGAAAGTAGTTCATTCAGTGCAGCTGGGAGTACCATAGTTCGGGCTCAGGAGAGGAACCACACAAAAAGCCCATGTTAGACAACATAACTGAATTCTAGAAAACAGGTGGCATAGAACCGAACTGccatgcttgagattcttttgtCATAGATGGATTCTAACCAGAATCTTCTCTGGTTTAGTACACAAATCACGTGTAATATAAACGTTTCCTGTGCTTCCTTAGTATGCAAACTTGCACGTTCATCCTGTCCTCCTTCCTTATCTACAAGCTAACCTTACAATGAAAGGCTGTAGAGATAGGAATGCTGTGCCCTCCGATTAAGAAGAGTATTTGCAGACTTAAAAAGGAAtaccaggggcatctgggtggcgcattcagttaagcatccaactcttgatttcggctcaggtcatgatttcagggttgagactgagcccctcatcaggctctgtgctgggcggggagcctgcttgagagtctctctctctctctcccaaccccttttaaaaaaaaaaaaaggaataaaatgaataCCATATGAGGATACATCatcagaaaaattaaagttttggACAGCAGAGCACACACCTCACTGATGTCTTTCCGGTTGGGGCCTCCTCCTCCCCGTTACCGTCCTGTTCACCTTCCACTCTTTTGCCCTGGAGAGCCCAGCACCACCCATGTAACGCCCCAATTGGCCTATTTATTAAGCCAGTGGTTCTTAGCCCCATCAAACACCATGTCCACCTGTtatgatgaatattttataaCTCCCTCTTTATCCTAGAATGAAGTCAATAGATGATGTATTTAGTcatacaaaaaatttttaaaaccactatAATGCCGTAAGTGCAATAAAAGGGAAaactaaaagtatttttaaatgaaaaatacttaatATGTAAACACTTGGGCCCAGCTACCTCAGAACATGTAATGAGAGAGACCGAGGTTTACCCTTCCcttgacaaataaatttttattttaaataaggtaAGATCAGGAGTGGCTCCACACAAGAACAGGAAACTGAAAGAGTGTGAATGGGGGTGGACACTTGGATAATTACTAATATCAGGAGAAGTAATAACCACCCAGAGGTATTCATCTATAATGAGAGGAGAGGAAAATTACTTTAATTGAAGCAAGCATCATATGATGAGACAGATGACAGACTGTGCAAGGGGAAATGAGGAGGTATAACATTCATAAGAGTAGTATGGAAATAATGACCTGTACTGTGCTGTGAAACATATCTCTTGTGTTGAAAGCCCACCCCTGTTAAGGCATTCATTCTATCTCAAGTACTTCATAAAAGACCTTTGAATAACAACACGCAAATCAGGACagagcagaaaaacaaaaggcaGCACGCAAGGCCTTGGAGCAGTGGTGGGGTAGGTCTCTGGAGACAGGAGCAGAAtaagattgaaaaacaaaaaccaacccaaaaataaatacataacttcaatatataaaatttctaataTGATTTCTTATTGCACTATCCCCCAAAGAGAGTTTTAACATGTAGGTTCATCATGATAGGAAATATTACCTAAATACCATGGAAGTCCGTTGGAAGAGTCAAAAGTCTCATGGGAAGGGTCATTTATGCCACATCAGGTCCTCCAACATGCCAGACCCCCTCCCAGGGAAATGCCTGCGACTTCCCCTTCCTCTACACCTCCTGTGTGGTTGTGATGAGCCCCACAGATGTCCAAAACTCACCTAGGAAACAGGGCTGCTGTGTGCTGAGAAGCTCTGCCTAGTCCTCAAAGTAAGTGGCTTCATCCTTGCTGTGACATCCCCTGTCCTCAGAAACACTCCCTGGAGTGCTCCCTGACCGAGACCGAAGGCAACTACTGTGCGCAGCTCGCCCAGATCCAGGCTCAGATCGGGGCCCTGGAGGAGCAGCTGCACCAGGTCAGAACCGAGACGGAGGGCCAGAAGCTGGAGTATGAGCAGCTCCTCGACATCAAGGTCCACCTGGAAAAGGAGATTGAGACCTACTGCCGCCTGATTGATGGAGATGGGAAGTGAGTAATTCCATTTGAAAATCCGGTATTTTACTGAATAGGTTGTTACCTATTTTAAACCACAACCATGGACTGTCCCTCCGTGTTCCATGCCTCCAAGCCTTTTGTTCTAAATTCCCACTCCAGGGAAGAAGTGTGTCCACCTCTTCCCTCTGCGGTCAGCCCTGCCATATTTTCTACATCACAGCCCCTTCTTCATCCGCCTCGGATGACCCCAGTCGTCCCCCCAGAAGACGCCATTCCGTATCCATGTTAATCATTGTAGGTTTCGAGATTACCCCCCACCAGGCTTTACCCATCTTTCACTCTGTTCCTAATATAATTGCTGCTTTGAAATAAATGCACTCTATACAACCCCCCAGAATCTCTATGCTCCCCCaggagcatgaaactcttgatctcagggttgtgagttcgaaacCCAcaggggtgtagagattacttaaataaacaaaacacttaaaaaaaaaaaaaaaggaggtgcccctgggtggctcagtcagttaaacatccaactcttgattttggctcaggtcctgatctcaggctcGTGAGATTCacccccacatttggctccccaCTGGACAagaagcctgcttaagactctctctctcctgctccctctgcccctcccccacctctctctgtctctaaaaaagtattaatttcatttaaaaagtatatattcatacatgtgtatatagactatattacatatgtgtatgaatatgtatatatatattctccttgGGTTATAAATCCTtgggtttaaaaaacaaatcaaatgaaaacaaagt is a window from the Neovison vison isolate M4711 chromosome 5, ASM_NN_V1, whole genome shotgun sequence genome containing:
- the KRT28 gene encoding keratin, type I cytoskeletal 28, with amino-acid sequence MSLRFSSGSRHIRLWSGTGSIRPSSGGSGFVGSNACGSSVAGSGFSCALGGGLGSVPGGNHASGVLGNAACSGFAGSEGGLLSGNEKVTMQNLNDRLASYLDNVRALEEANAELERKIKGWYDKYGPGSCRGLDHDYSRYHLIIEDLKNKIISSTTANANVILHIDNARLAADDFRLKYENELALHQNTEADINGLRRVLDELTLCRTDQELQYESLSEEMRYLKKNHEEEMKALQCAAGGNVNVEMNAAPGVDLTVLLNNMRAEYEALAEQNRRDAEAWFNEKSATLQQQISDHAGAATSARNELTDMKRSLQTLEIELQSLLAMKHSLECSLTETEGNYCAQLAQIQAQIGALEEQLHQVRTETEGQKLEYEQLLDIKVHLEKEIETYCRLIDGDGNSCSKSKGFGSGASGNSPKELSKTTLVKTVVEEIDQRGKVLSSRVHSIEEKTSKMTSGKTEQKVPF